From a single Pseudoalteromonas nigrifaciens genomic region:
- the sthA gene encoding Si-specific NAD(P)(+) transhydrogenase, producing the protein MAKQPEKKKTPVTYQYDAVIIGTGPGGEGTAMNLSKNNKKVAVIERHEAVGGGCVHWGTIPSKALRHSVSRYIEYKTNPLFNTGDRLARLTFPDILRHASSVISKQSNLRSSFYDRNRIQMFQGDARFIDKHTVEVTRQDGSTERLTAKTIVIATGSRPYRPPEVDFTHSRIYDSDTILGLTHDPHRVLIYGAGVIGCEYASIFKGLGAKVDLVNTRDRLLAFMDTEISDALSYHFWNSGIVIRHNEEFDHIETRDDCVIMHLKSGKRVKADCILFANGRTGNTDKLNLEAIGLKPDSRGQLKVNETYQTEIDNVYAVGDVIGYPSLASAAFDQGRIAADAISCGNCDEKLIIDIPAGIYTIPEMSSVGKTEQQLTAAKVPYEVGRAQFKHLARAQIAGTEVGTLKILFHTETKEVLGVHCFGERASEIVHIGQAIMEQKNGGNNIEYFVNTTFNYPTMAEAYRVAALNGLNRLFK; encoded by the coding sequence GTGGCCAAACAACCAGAAAAGAAAAAAACACCCGTGACATATCAATATGATGCAGTAATTATTGGCACGGGTCCTGGCGGTGAAGGTACCGCTATGAACCTTTCAAAAAATAACAAAAAAGTGGCTGTTATTGAACGCCACGAAGCCGTAGGTGGGGGCTGTGTACATTGGGGAACCATTCCCTCTAAAGCCCTACGTCACTCGGTTAGCCGTTATATAGAATATAAAACAAACCCTTTATTTAATACCGGTGATCGACTTGCTCGACTCACTTTTCCTGACATTTTACGCCATGCCAGCTCAGTTATTTCTAAGCAGTCTAATTTACGTAGCAGTTTTTACGACCGTAACCGTATTCAAATGTTTCAAGGCGACGCGCGTTTTATTGATAAACATACAGTTGAAGTAACTCGCCAAGATGGTTCAACTGAGCGTTTAACGGCCAAGACTATTGTTATTGCTACAGGTTCGCGCCCATACCGTCCGCCAGAAGTAGACTTTACCCATTCTCGTATTTACGACAGCGATACTATTTTAGGGTTAACCCACGATCCACATCGCGTACTTATTTATGGTGCGGGTGTAATTGGTTGTGAGTATGCCTCTATTTTTAAAGGCTTAGGTGCCAAAGTTGATTTAGTTAACACTCGCGACCGCCTACTTGCCTTTATGGACACAGAAATATCTGACGCGCTGAGTTATCACTTTTGGAATAGCGGTATTGTAATTCGTCATAACGAAGAGTTTGATCATATTGAAACCCGTGATGACTGTGTAATTATGCATTTAAAATCGGGTAAACGCGTAAAAGCTGACTGTATTTTGTTTGCTAATGGCCGCACCGGTAATACCGACAAGCTTAACCTTGAAGCAATTGGCTTAAAACCTGATAGCCGTGGTCAGTTAAAAGTAAACGAAACCTATCAAACCGAAATTGACAACGTATACGCTGTAGGCGATGTGATTGGTTACCCAAGCCTAGCGAGTGCCGCATTTGACCAAGGCCGTATTGCAGCAGATGCAATTTCCTGTGGCAACTGTGATGAAAAGCTGATTATTGATATTCCAGCGGGTATTTATACTATTCCTGAAATGAGCTCAGTAGGTAAAACCGAGCAGCAACTTACTGCTGCTAAAGTTCCGTATGAAGTAGGTCGTGCGCAATTTAAACACCTTGCGCGTGCGCAAATTGCGGGTACTGAAGTGGGTACTTTAAAAATATTATTTCATACAGAAACCAAAGAAGTACTGGGTGTACATTGCTTTGGTGAGCGCGCCTCAGAAATTGTCCACATTGGCCAAGCCATAATGGAGCAAAAAAATGGCGGCAATAATATTGAATACTTTGTAAATACCACTTTTAACTACCCAACTATGGCTGAAGCCTACCGAGTTGCAGCGTTAAATGGATTAAATCGCTTATTTAAATAA